In Gaiellales bacterium, one DNA window encodes the following:
- a CDS encoding DeoR/GlpR family DNA-binding transcription regulator, which produces MPAVDRRHRILERVAEEQTIHIRELATDLDVSEMTIRRDITRLERDGFLRRTYGGATAHVTRSLELAFNARALQSASAKRLIGMTAAPLVAGASTLFVGTGTTAEQLALFLPARDDVTVVTNSLPVASLLGTRPGRVVILGGGVRRHELCCVGPVAGATVRRYHADFAVLGAAGLSARTGVMELDDETAEVHRLMAEHADVVLAVVDGSKVGETAPAAVLPADAVTTLVTDVSAPAAESEALRERGVNVIVARPQGGS; this is translated from the coding sequence ATGCCCGCCGTCGACCGGCGGCACCGCATCCTGGAACGCGTGGCGGAGGAGCAGACGATCCACATCCGCGAGCTCGCGACCGACCTCGACGTCTCGGAGATGACGATCCGGCGCGACATCACCCGCCTGGAGCGCGACGGCTTCCTGCGCCGGACGTACGGCGGCGCGACGGCCCACGTCACCCGCTCGCTCGAGCTCGCGTTCAATGCCCGCGCCCTGCAGAGCGCGTCGGCCAAGCGCCTGATCGGGATGACCGCCGCGCCGCTCGTCGCCGGCGCGTCGACCCTGTTCGTCGGCACGGGGACGACCGCCGAGCAGCTGGCCCTCTTCCTGCCGGCCCGCGACGACGTCACGGTGGTCACCAACTCGCTCCCCGTCGCCAGCCTGCTCGGCACCCGGCCGGGCCGCGTCGTCATCCTGGGCGGCGGGGTGCGCCGCCACGAGCTGTGCTGCGTCGGGCCGGTCGCGGGCGCGACCGTGCGCCGCTACCACGCCGACTTCGCCGTGCTCGGCGCCGCCGGGCTCTCCGCCCGCACCGGCGTGATGGAGCTCGACGACGAGACCGCCGAGGTGCACCGGCTGATGGCCGAGCACGCGGACGTGGTGCTCGCCGTCGTCGACGGGTCGAAGGTGGGGGAGACCGCGCCCGCCGCCGTCCTGCCGGCGGATGCGGTGACCACGCTCGTCACCGACGTGTCCGCGCCGGCGGCCGAGTCCGAGGCGCTGCGGGAGCGCGGCGTGAACGTCATTGTCGCCAGACCGCAGGGAGGGAGCTGA
- a CDS encoding BtpA/SgcQ family protein — translation MDALTRIFGIEKPLIAMCHLGGLPGRPRHDVAGGIDAVVEALRADVTALQDAGVDGLLFCNENDLPYLTRVGTEVATAMTAAVTALRPEIRLPFGVDLLWDPFASVAVARATGAAFVREVFTGVFDSDMGLLAPDLGELAGYRHAIGADDVALFGNITPEFSRSVAGRSVAERARGAEYLGVDALLISGQAAGVGADMADLREAKEAVNRIPVLANTGVNHETVGKVLDLVDGAIVGTSLKVDGDTWNPVDRDRAARMVELVAAAREGSRAA, via the coding sequence ATGGACGCGCTCACGCGCATCTTCGGGATCGAGAAGCCGCTGATCGCGATGTGCCACCTCGGTGGCCTGCCCGGGCGGCCGCGCCACGACGTCGCCGGCGGGATCGACGCGGTGGTCGAGGCGCTGCGGGCCGACGTCACCGCCCTCCAGGACGCGGGCGTCGACGGGCTCCTCTTCTGCAACGAGAACGACCTTCCCTATCTCACCCGCGTCGGCACGGAGGTGGCGACCGCGATGACCGCCGCGGTGACGGCGCTTCGGCCCGAGATCCGGCTGCCGTTCGGCGTCGACCTGCTGTGGGACCCGTTCGCGTCGGTCGCCGTCGCCCGGGCCACCGGTGCGGCGTTCGTGCGCGAGGTGTTCACGGGCGTGTTCGACAGCGACATGGGCCTGCTCGCGCCCGATCTCGGCGAGCTGGCCGGCTACCGGCACGCGATCGGGGCCGACGACGTCGCCCTGTTCGGCAACATCACGCCCGAGTTCAGCCGTTCGGTGGCCGGCCGCAGCGTCGCCGAGCGCGCCCGCGGCGCCGAGTACCTGGGCGTCGACGCGCTCCTGATCAGCGGCCAGGCGGCCGGCGTCGGCGCCGACATGGCCGACCTGCGCGAGGCCAAGGAGGCCGTCAATCGCATCCCGGTGCTCGCCAACACCGGCGTCAACCACGAGACGGTGGGCAAGGTGCTCGACCTCGTCGACGGCGCGATCGTCGGCACGAGCCTCAAGGTCGACGGCGACACCTGGAACCCGGTCGACCGTGACCGCGCGGCGCGGATGGTGGAGCTGGTCGCGGCGGCCCGCGAGGGGTCGCGGGCGGCGTAG
- a CDS encoding FGGY family carbohydrate kinase, with translation MSAGGPLLAAVDVGTTGARAAAIDLSGTLVAEARRPYRTRAPHPGWAEQDAVEWGEHAVAALAALSARLPHPERVAGIGLTGQCPTVAPIGADGRPVGPGMLYRDNRAVAEAREMRDALGPAAMHARTGHVAEAFHIGPKVLWLRRHLPDVYAATRWFLQPRDVVLRRLTGRVATDETHADATMFFDLRARRWADDLLRRFDVDPGLFPEALPSWETAAELPRAAAAETGLRAGIPIVIGAADSQCVAFGAGVVDPGPVSEMAGASSCLNSAVTEPLADIRITHYSHVVPERFTTELGLNTTGAAIDWAVRRLGYRGHAALAGDAERLRRRLGRSGADPRDLAPIFLPYLGDGERDDPDLRGAFVGLSLRHDRPALAYAVLEGIAFGVYGALADLEAAGSPVDELRIAGGGGRLAALSQIKADALGRPVLALRSDAAAIGTALLAGSASGMADEVPAAVASVLRSARRYEPSPAADGLRVRREWYETTRAAAAVRGDWGSG, from the coding sequence ATGAGCGCCGGCGGGCCGCTGCTCGCGGCCGTGGACGTCGGCACGACCGGCGCGCGGGCCGCGGCGATCGATCTGTCCGGAACGCTCGTCGCCGAGGCCCGGCGGCCCTACCGCACGCGCGCCCCGCACCCCGGCTGGGCCGAGCAGGACGCCGTGGAGTGGGGCGAGCACGCCGTCGCCGCCCTCGCCGCGCTCAGCGCCCGCCTGCCGCACCCGGAGCGGGTGGCCGGGATCGGGCTCACCGGCCAGTGCCCGACGGTCGCGCCGATCGGCGCCGACGGGCGCCCGGTCGGCCCGGGGATGCTCTACCGCGACAACCGCGCCGTGGCCGAGGCGCGGGAGATGCGCGATGCGCTCGGCCCCGCCGCCATGCACGCCCGCACCGGCCACGTCGCCGAGGCGTTCCACATCGGCCCCAAGGTGCTGTGGCTGCGCCGCCACCTCCCGGACGTCTACGCAGCGACGCGATGGTTCCTGCAGCCGCGCGACGTCGTCCTGCGGCGGCTCACCGGCCGGGTCGCGACCGACGAGACCCACGCCGATGCGACGATGTTCTTCGACCTGCGCGCCCGCCGCTGGGCGGACGACCTGCTGCGCCGGTTCGACGTCGATCCGGGGCTGTTCCCCGAGGCGCTCCCGAGCTGGGAGACGGCCGCGGAGCTGCCGCGCGCCGCCGCCGCCGAGACCGGCCTTCGGGCCGGCATCCCGATCGTGATCGGCGCCGCCGACAGCCAGTGCGTCGCGTTCGGCGCGGGCGTCGTCGACCCGGGGCCGGTGAGCGAGATGGCGGGCGCGTCGTCGTGCCTCAACTCCGCCGTGACCGAGCCGCTCGCGGACATCCGCATCACGCACTACAGCCATGTCGTGCCGGAGCGGTTCACGACGGAGCTCGGTCTCAACACCACCGGGGCGGCGATCGACTGGGCGGTGCGCCGGCTGGGCTACCGCGGCCACGCCGCCCTGGCCGGCGACGCCGAGCGGCTGCGCCGGCGCCTGGGCCGCTCCGGTGCCGATCCCCGCGATCTTGCGCCGATCTTCCTGCCCTACCTCGGCGACGGCGAGCGTGACGACCCCGACCTGCGGGGCGCGTTCGTCGGCCTCTCGCTGCGCCACGACCGGCCGGCGCTGGCCTACGCCGTGCTCGAGGGGATCGCGTTCGGCGTGTACGGCGCGCTGGCCGACCTCGAGGCCGCCGGATCGCCCGTCGACGAGCTGCGCATCGCCGGCGGCGGCGGGCGGCTGGCGGCGCTCTCGCAGATCAAGGCCGACGCCCTCGGCCGGCCGGTGCTCGCGCTGCGGTCGGACGCCGCGGCGATCGGGACCGCGCTCCTGGCCGGAAGCGCCTCCGGGATGGCCGACGAGGTGCCGGCCGCCGTCGCGTCCGTGCTGCGGTCGGCCCGGCGGTACGAGCCGTCCCCGGCGGCGGACGGCCTACGGGTGCGGCGGGAGTGGTACGAGACGACGCGCGCCGCGGCGGCGGTGCGTGGGGACTGGGGGTCGGGATGA
- a CDS encoding TIM barrel protein produces MSAPDHTLGINTCFAVKRWPEPERWAAIVADELGLGMVQHSLDLVDLDADAPIREQAQAVAAACAARGIAVHSTFTGLGAYGRNLLLDPDPVQRRRAAAWFRRAVDFTAAAGGRAAGGHIGAFSVADWRDDARRAQLWDGLRADLGELAAYAGERGLEALLFENMAARREPSTIAEAEELLAPAGDGRAAVALCLDVGHQCVVGTSGDDRDPYAWLRRLGASAPVIHLQQSDEEADHHWPFTAERNAQGRIDAGGVLDALDASGAREVALVLEVIPSFEQDDDLVLAELVESAEHWRAALAGR; encoded by the coding sequence ATGAGCGCGCCGGACCACACGCTCGGGATCAACACCTGCTTCGCCGTCAAGCGCTGGCCCGAGCCGGAGCGATGGGCCGCGATCGTCGCCGACGAGCTCGGCCTGGGGATGGTGCAGCACAGCCTCGACCTGGTCGACCTGGACGCGGACGCGCCGATCCGCGAGCAGGCCCAGGCGGTCGCGGCGGCGTGCGCCGCCCGCGGGATCGCCGTGCACTCGACGTTCACCGGCCTCGGCGCGTACGGGCGCAACCTGCTGCTCGACCCCGACCCGGTCCAGCGCCGGCGGGCGGCGGCCTGGTTCCGGCGCGCGGTCGACTTCACGGCGGCCGCCGGCGGGCGGGCCGCGGGCGGCCACATCGGCGCGTTCAGCGTCGCCGACTGGCGCGACGACGCCCGCCGTGCGCAGCTGTGGGACGGGTTGCGCGCCGACCTGGGCGAGCTGGCCGCCTATGCCGGCGAGCGCGGGCTCGAGGCGCTCCTGTTCGAGAACATGGCGGCGCGGCGGGAGCCCTCGACGATCGCCGAGGCCGAGGAGCTGCTCGCGCCCGCAGGCGACGGTCGCGCCGCGGTCGCGCTGTGCCTCGACGTCGGCCACCAGTGCGTCGTCGGGACGAGCGGGGACGACCGCGACCCGTACGCCTGGCTGCGGCGGCTGGGTGCCAGCGCCCCCGTGATCCATCTCCAGCAGTCCGACGAGGAGGCCGACCACCACTGGCCGTTCACCGCCGAGCGCAACGCTCAGGGCCGGATCGACGCCGGCGGGGTGCTCGACGCCCTCGATGCCTCCGGCGCCCGCGAGGTCGCGCTCGTGCTCGAGGTCATCCCCAGCTTCGAGCAGGACGACGACCTCGTCCTGGCCGAGCTGGTCGAGTCGGCCGAGCACTGGCGGGCGGCGCTCGCGGGCCGTTAG
- a CDS encoding phosphotransferase — MRTEPADLDRADLAAALAASWRLHGAELEYVPEGGGSHHWRCRAGSEELFVSVDDLTATFHAATDEDAAFAALERAYATARALRDLGGLEFVVAQIPDREGRPLRRLGRGYAVRVEPLVPGQPGVFGEYATGDRRRVAAVVARLHGATGRVPAGLPQVADLQIPSRASLEVALAEAGRPWTSGPWAEPARALLAARAEEVAERLAGHDAVAARVLETRAAWVVTHGEPHGGNVIRDHEGGLHLIDWDTALVAPRERDLQMVLDDDLTGWAEYRTAAGPVELDHEALGLYRRLWALADIASFVTTLRRPHTDTTDMRHAYEALVYYLG, encoded by the coding sequence GTGCGCACCGAGCCCGCCGACCTCGACCGCGCCGATCTGGCCGCGGCGCTCGCCGCCAGCTGGCGCCTTCACGGCGCCGAGCTCGAGTATGTCCCCGAGGGCGGCGGCAGCCACCACTGGCGCTGCCGGGCCGGGAGCGAGGAGCTGTTCGTGAGCGTCGACGACCTGACCGCGACGTTCCACGCGGCGACGGACGAGGACGCGGCGTTCGCCGCTCTCGAGCGGGCCTACGCCACGGCCAGGGCGCTGCGCGATCTGGGCGGGCTCGAGTTCGTCGTCGCCCAGATCCCCGACCGCGAGGGCAGGCCGCTGCGCCGGCTCGGCCGCGGCTACGCCGTGCGGGTGGAACCGCTCGTGCCGGGGCAGCCCGGGGTGTTCGGCGAGTATGCGACCGGCGACCGGCGCCGTGTGGCGGCGGTCGTGGCCCGTCTGCACGGCGCGACTGGGCGCGTACCGGCGGGTCTGCCCCAGGTGGCCGACCTGCAAATCCCTTCCCGGGCGTCGCTCGAGGTCGCCCTCGCGGAGGCCGGCCGGCCGTGGACATCCGGGCCCTGGGCCGAACCGGCCCGCGCGCTGCTGGCGGCACGGGCGGAGGAGGTGGCCGAGCGGCTGGCCGGCCACGACGCGGTGGCGGCCCGGGTGCTCGAGACTCGAGCCGCCTGGGTGGTGACGCACGGCGAGCCCCACGGCGGCAACGTGATCCGCGACCACGAGGGCGGCCTGCACCTGATCGACTGGGACACGGCGCTGGTCGCCCCGCGCGAGCGCGACCTGCAGATGGTGCTCGACGACGACCTGACCGGCTGGGCCGAGTACCGCACCGCCGCCGGCCCGGTCGAGCTCGATCACGAAGCGCTCGGCCTCTACCGCCGCCTGTGGGCGCTCGCGGACATCGCAAGCTTCGTCACGACGCTGCGGCGCCCGCACACCGACACCACCGACATGCGCCACGCCTACGAGGCGCTCGTGTACTACCTCGGCTAG
- a CDS encoding sigma-70 family RNA polymerase sigma factor has protein sequence MLTLVPTPDADTPVAASPEDLRTVAAILAGDERAFEGLVDRYNPSLLRVAQGYVRTRSAAEEAVQDTWLGVLRGLPAFEGRSSLRTWIFRILVNQAITRGVRESRSVPFSSLGEEEAAVDPERFLPSGAWAVPPQPVDGIPEDVLLSAEARALVLAAIAELPAQQRQVITLRDVEGWTSAEVREALDLSEGNQRVLLHRARSKVRARLESYLDEAAA, from the coding sequence ATGCTTACGCTCGTGCCGACTCCGGATGCCGACACCCCCGTCGCCGCATCGCCCGAAGACCTGCGCACCGTCGCCGCGATCCTGGCCGGCGACGAGCGCGCGTTCGAGGGGCTCGTCGACCGCTACAACCCGTCCCTCCTGCGGGTGGCGCAGGGGTACGTGCGCACGCGCAGCGCCGCCGAGGAGGCCGTCCAGGACACGTGGCTCGGCGTCCTGCGCGGCCTGCCGGCCTTCGAGGGCCGCTCGTCGCTTCGCACCTGGATCTTCCGGATCCTCGTGAACCAGGCGATCACCCGCGGTGTACGCGAGAGCCGGTCGGTTCCCTTCTCCTCGCTCGGCGAGGAGGAGGCCGCGGTCGACCCCGAGCGGTTTCTGCCGAGCGGCGCGTGGGCCGTGCCGCCGCAGCCGGTCGACGGCATCCCCGAGGATGTCCTGCTCTCGGCCGAGGCGCGGGCGCTCGTGCTCGCCGCGATCGCAGAGCTCCCGGCCCAGCAACGGCAGGTGATCACGCTGCGCGACGTCGAGGGGTGGACGTCGGCGGAGGTGCGCGAGGCGCTCGACCTGTCGGAGGGGAACCAGCGGGTGCTGCTGCACCGGGCCCGGTCGAAGGTGCGGGCGCGCCTGGAGAGCTACCTCGACGAGGCGGCTGCATGA
- a CDS encoding zf-HC2 domain-containing protein codes for MRLLRRRHDLACREVVELVTDYLEGALDDRDRERFTRHLGGCDGCAAYLEQMRVTLRVAGRLEPEAIDPVFRERLMQAFRDWEAER; via the coding sequence ATGAGGCTCCTGCGCCGCAGACACGACCTGGCCTGCCGCGAGGTCGTCGAGCTCGTCACCGACTACCTCGAGGGGGCGCTGGACGACCGCGACCGGGAGCGGTTCACGCGCCACCTGGGCGGCTGCGACGGCTGCGCTGCCTACCTCGAACAGATGCGGGTCACGCTGCGCGTCGCCGGCCGGCTCGAGCCGGAGGCGATCGATCCCGTCTTCCGCGAGCGGCTGATGCAGGCATTCCGCGACTGGGAGGCGGAGCGATGA
- a CDS encoding peroxiredoxin: protein MALQLNDTAPDFTADTTEGEINFHEWIGDSWAVLFSHPKDFTPICTTELGYMAKIKPEFDKRDTKIIGLSVDPVEKHDDWFKDIEETQGTAPNYPLIGDKDFTISKAYGMLAADVSGDAADRTPADNQTVRNVFIIGPDKKIKLILVYPMTTGRNFDEVLRVLDSLQLTANHKVSTPVNWNKGEDVVIAGSVNNEQAKEIFGTWKEPKPYIRIVPDPS, encoded by the coding sequence ATGGCGTTGCAGCTGAACGACACCGCGCCGGACTTCACGGCCGACACCACCGAGGGCGAGATCAACTTCCACGAGTGGATCGGCGACTCGTGGGCGGTGCTCTTCTCGCACCCGAAGGACTTCACCCCGATCTGCACCACCGAGCTCGGCTACATGGCCAAGATCAAGCCCGAGTTCGACAAGCGCGACACGAAGATCATCGGTCTCTCCGTCGACCCGGTCGAGAAGCACGACGACTGGTTCAAGGACATCGAGGAGACGCAGGGCACCGCGCCGAACTACCCCCTGATCGGCGACAAGGACTTCACGATCTCGAAGGCCTACGGGATGCTTGCCGCCGACGTGTCCGGCGATGCCGCCGACCGCACGCCGGCCGACAACCAGACGGTCCGCAACGTGTTCATCATCGGCCCGGACAAGAAGATCAAGCTGATCCTGGTCTACCCGATGACGACCGGCCGCAACTTCGACGAGGTGCTGCGCGTGCTCGACTCGCTGCAGCTGACCGCGAACCACAAGGTCTCGACCCCGGTGAACTGGAACAAGGGCGAGGACGTGGTGATCGCCGGCTCGGTGAACAACGAGCAGGCGAAGGAGATCTTCGGCACCTGGAAGGAGCCGAAGCCCTACATCCGCATCGTCCCCGACCCCAGCTGA
- a CDS encoding SRPBCC family protein gives MWKTEHTHESAAAPEAIFALWADVAGWPSWDASLVATTLAGPFAAGTRGTLHPLGMPGPIAFTLTAVEDGAGFSDETRLGPLVLRFDHRVEPRPGGSRIVVSIEADGPDAEQVGPAVAEDLPESVAALAAAAMRAGQPA, from the coding sequence ATGTGGAAGACCGAGCACACGCACGAGAGCGCCGCCGCCCCCGAGGCGATCTTCGCCCTGTGGGCCGACGTCGCGGGCTGGCCGTCGTGGGACGCGAGCCTGGTCGCGACGACGCTCGCCGGGCCCTTCGCCGCCGGGACGAGGGGGACGCTTCACCCGCTGGGGATGCCCGGGCCGATCGCCTTCACGCTCACGGCCGTCGAGGACGGCGCCGGGTTCTCCGACGAGACGCGGCTGGGGCCGCTCGTGCTGCGCTTCGACCACCGCGTCGAGCCGCGCCCGGGCGGGTCGCGCATCGTCGTCTCGATCGAGGCCGACGGGCCTGACGCCGAGCAGGTCGGCCCGGCCGTTGCCGAGGATCTGCCCGAGAGCGTCGCCGCGCTCGCGGCCGCCGCGATGCGGGCAGGACAGCCCGCGTGA
- a CDS encoding MarR family transcriptional regulator yields MRSRHASAWDSPGFLLWHATLRWQRAMRAALAPHGLTHVQFVLLASAWWLGEQGEQPAQRRLAEHAGTDAMMTSQVVRALEREGLVERLRDPGDARSVRVTVTPAGRGRLRGALADVEAADAEFFADVADEALVPRLRTLAGRGPA; encoded by the coding sequence GTGAGGTCGCGGCACGCCTCGGCCTGGGACAGCCCGGGGTTCCTGCTCTGGCACGCGACCCTGCGCTGGCAGCGGGCGATGCGGGCCGCGCTCGCGCCGCACGGCCTCACGCACGTCCAGTTCGTCCTGCTCGCCTCGGCCTGGTGGCTGGGCGAGCAGGGCGAGCAGCCGGCCCAGCGGCGGCTGGCCGAGCACGCCGGCACCGACGCGATGATGACGAGCCAGGTGGTGCGGGCGCTCGAGCGCGAGGGGCTGGTCGAGCGGCTACGCGACCCGGGCGACGCCCGCAGCGTCCGCGTCACGGTGACGCCGGCCGGGCGCGGGCGGCTGCGCGGGGCGCTGGCCGACGTCGAGGCGGCCGACGCGGAGTTCTTCGCCGACGTCGCCGACGAGGCGCTCGTGCCGAGGCTGCGCACGCTCGCCGGACGCGGCCCGGCATAG
- a CDS encoding polysaccharide deacetylase yields the protein MWPDGKRAAAAFTFDFDAEEVWIGEDPANAERPGTLSQGTYGAKVAVPQILALLRRQGIKATFFIPGRVAEAHPDRVREIIADGHEVGHHGYTHTSPANLDAAAEEEELVKALEILRGFGATVVGYRSPAWDFSKATLGLLEKHGFAYSSNLMDDLRPYRHEGKQLVELPIQWILDDAAHFWFDGRESWTRRISTPSEVREIWDAEFAGIRDLGGAFVLTMHPQIIGRPSRLALLDGFIAHVRRHTDVWVTTCREMADRVA from the coding sequence ATGTGGCCCGACGGTAAACGCGCGGCGGCGGCCTTCACGTTCGACTTCGACGCCGAGGAGGTCTGGATCGGCGAGGACCCGGCCAACGCCGAGCGGCCGGGGACACTCTCGCAGGGCACCTACGGCGCCAAGGTGGCCGTGCCCCAGATCCTGGCGCTGCTGCGCCGGCAGGGAATCAAGGCAACGTTCTTCATCCCTGGTCGCGTGGCCGAAGCACATCCCGACCGGGTGCGCGAGATCATCGCCGACGGCCACGAGGTCGGCCACCACGGCTACACGCACACGTCGCCGGCGAACCTGGACGCGGCCGCCGAGGAGGAGGAGCTCGTCAAAGCGCTCGAGATCCTGCGTGGCTTCGGGGCCACCGTGGTCGGGTACCGATCGCCCGCGTGGGATTTCAGCAAGGCGACGCTCGGCCTGCTCGAGAAGCATGGGTTCGCCTACTCGTCCAACCTGATGGACGACCTGCGTCCGTACCGGCACGAGGGCAAGCAGCTCGTCGAGCTGCCGATCCAGTGGATCCTCGACGACGCCGCCCACTTCTGGTTCGACGGTCGCGAGAGCTGGACGCGGCGGATCTCGACGCCGAGCGAGGTGCGCGAGATCTGGGACGCCGAGTTCGCAGGCATCCGCGATCTCGGCGGCGCCTTCGTCTTGACGATGCACCCGCAGATCATCGGCCGGCCCAGCCGCCTCGCGCTGCTCGACGGCTTCATCGCCCATGTTCGCCGACACACGGACGTATGGGTCACCACCTGCCGGGAGATGGCAGACCGGGTCGCCTGA
- a CDS encoding alkaline phosphatase family protein, with translation MRHARFRRLRLPAAIAMTMAAACLMAGVRAPAASAAGHLCGGRTGVAPATYRHVVVIMDENQSYGDIIGRSSAPYLNHLAAACGLATNYRGVTHPSHPNYMAVTGGIRTPAGYIDAPNIFRQVRRAGGSWRVYEEAMPHNCDRRSAPPYKAGHNPGISYASIRSGCRMWDVGWPAFKRDVAAHRLPTYAFITPDQCHNMHASCTRGTNAIRAGDDWLRRVIPQIVNTPGYQRGRTVIFITWDEGSNGQSAEQRGENCLALVHLNDRSCHVPTFVMSEYIAPGTQSGLLFSHYSVLQTTERLLGVEPFIGHAADPATDGMRAAFGF, from the coding sequence ATGCGACATGCCCGGTTCCGGCGGCTGCGACTGCCGGCCGCGATTGCAATGACGATGGCCGCCGCCTGCCTGATGGCGGGCGTACGGGCCCCGGCGGCCTCCGCAGCCGGGCATCTCTGCGGCGGGCGCACCGGCGTCGCCCCCGCGACCTATCGCCACGTCGTCGTGATCATGGACGAGAACCAGAGCTACGGCGACATCATCGGACGCTCGTCGGCGCCCTACCTCAACCACCTCGCAGCCGCGTGCGGGCTTGCGACCAACTACCGCGGTGTGACGCATCCGAGCCACCCGAACTACATGGCGGTCACCGGCGGCATCCGCACCCCGGCGGGCTACATCGACGCGCCCAACATCTTCCGCCAGGTACGCCGCGCCGGCGGGTCGTGGCGTGTCTACGAGGAAGCGATGCCACACAACTGCGACCGCCGGTCCGCCCCTCCCTACAAGGCGGGCCACAACCCCGGGATCTCGTACGCCTCGATCCGGTCCGGATGCCGGATGTGGGACGTCGGCTGGCCGGCCTTCAAGCGCGACGTCGCCGCCCATCGGCTGCCGACCTACGCGTTCATCACCCCGGACCAGTGCCACAACATGCACGCCAGCTGCACCAGGGGCACGAACGCGATCCGGGCGGGCGATGACTGGCTGCGCCGCGTCATCCCCCAGATCGTCAACACCCCGGGATACCAGCGTGGCCGCACCGTCATCTTCATCACCTGGGACGAGGGCTCGAACGGCCAGAGCGCCGAGCAGCGGGGCGAGAACTGCCTCGCGCTCGTGCACCTCAACGACCGCAGCTGCCACGTGCCGACGTTCGTCATGTCCGAGTACATCGCGCCCGGCACGCAGAGCGGCCTGCTCTTCAGCCACTACTCCGTGCTGCAGACGACGGAGCGGCTGCTCGGGGTGGAGCCCTTCATCGGCCACGCGGCCGATCCGGCCACCGACGGGATGCGGGCCGCGTTCGGGTTCTAG
- a CDS encoding SDR family NAD(P)-dependent oxidoreductase — translation MSRTFAGRRAIVTGGLSGIGAATAALLRARGAAVAVLDRRADADVAVDVRDADSVERAVAAAAERLDGPADVLVASAGIYRIAPVLDLEPDEWDDVMATNLRGTYLTGRAFARALVAARRPGAIVNLASTAALVGDADEPGAHYNASKAGVVSLTRQMAIELAPHAIRVNCVCPGVIDTPMLRLMDDPAAGERYLRDSVPLRRLGTAAEVAATIAFLASDGAAYITGAALPIDGGSTLL, via the coding sequence GTGTCCAGGACATTCGCAGGCCGGCGGGCGATCGTCACGGGCGGGCTCTCCGGCATCGGCGCTGCAACCGCGGCCCTGCTGCGGGCGCGCGGCGCGGCGGTGGCCGTGCTCGACCGCCGGGCGGACGCCGACGTGGCAGTGGACGTGCGCGACGCGGACTCGGTCGAGAGGGCGGTCGCCGCCGCGGCCGAGCGCCTGGACGGCCCCGCCGACGTCCTCGTCGCCAGCGCCGGCATCTACCGGATCGCGCCGGTGCTCGACCTCGAGCCGGACGAATGGGACGACGTCATGGCCACGAACCTGCGCGGCACCTATCTCACGGGGAGGGCGTTCGCCCGCGCCCTCGTCGCCGCCCGCCGGCCCGGCGCCATCGTCAACCTGGCCTCGACCGCCGCCCTGGTCGGCGACGCCGACGAGCCGGGCGCGCACTACAACGCGTCCAAGGCGGGCGTCGTGTCGCTGACGCGGCAGATGGCGATCGAGCTCGCACCGCACGCGATCCGAGTGAACTGCGTCTGCCCGGGCGTGATCGACACCCCGATGCTGCGCCTGATGGACGACCCGGCCGCAGGCGAGCGCTACCTGCGCGACTCGGTGCCGCTGCGGCGCCTTGGGACGGCCGCCGAGGTGGCCGCGACCATCGCGTTCCTGGCCTCCGACGGGGCCGCGTACATCACCGGTGCGGCTCTGCCGATCGACGGGGGCTCGACGCTCCTATGA